A single genomic interval of Bradyrhizobium sp. sBnM-33 harbors:
- a CDS encoding M48 family metalloprotease produces the protein MRGEITDPGRIVILVADLTHRAQRREGSTGRRLLAAPALLCAALTLSSCGNLGKIETAAPTVPAPKPSRTVAQTPASEREHERILASYGGAYDDPKLATLIGKTVDRLVAASDRPDQAYRVTILNSGAVNAFALPTGQLYVTRGLVALASDTSELSSVLSHEMAHVIAKHASIREDQARQAAVVTRVVTDMSNDPDLTALALAKTKLTMASFSRQQEFEADGIGVGIAARARFDPYGAARFLAAMERNAALKAGKTSLDPRAQDFLSSHPATPERVQNAQASARQYTSPQSGERDRETYLAAIDNIVYGEDPSEGFVRGRRFLHPKLGFTFQAPETFTLDNTAQAVIGVREGGTQAMRFDVVRVPAEQSLSEYLNSGWMEGVDKGSTEDLMINGFPVASASANGDQWQFKVYALRYGSDVYRFIFAAKQRNTESERNARETVNSFRRLTLEEIQAARPLRIKVITVQPGDTVESLSHRMTGVDRPAERFRILNGLDQHAQVKPRDRVKIVVD, from the coding sequence ATGAGGGGTGAGATCACCGATCCCGGTCGGATCGTGATCTTAGTGGCTGATTTGACGCATCGTGCACAACGGCGCGAAGGAAGCACGGGCCGCCGCCTTCTGGCTGCGCCGGCGCTGTTGTGCGCTGCGCTCACGCTGTCTTCCTGTGGAAACCTCGGCAAGATCGAGACGGCCGCCCCGACGGTGCCCGCGCCGAAGCCGAGCCGCACCGTCGCACAGACGCCGGCGAGCGAGCGCGAGCACGAGCGCATTCTGGCTTCCTATGGCGGCGCCTATGACGATCCGAAACTCGCAACCCTGATCGGCAAGACTGTCGACCGGCTGGTGGCGGCGTCCGACCGTCCGGACCAGGCCTACCGGGTGACCATCCTCAATTCCGGCGCAGTCAACGCTTTTGCGCTGCCGACCGGCCAGCTCTATGTGACGCGCGGGCTGGTGGCGCTCGCCAGCGACACCTCGGAACTGTCCTCCGTGCTGAGCCACGAGATGGCACATGTCATAGCAAAACACGCCTCGATCCGGGAGGACCAGGCGCGGCAGGCGGCGGTAGTGACGCGCGTCGTCACCGACATGAGCAACGATCCGGATCTGACCGCGCTGGCGCTGGCGAAAACCAAGCTGACGATGGCGAGCTTCTCGCGGCAGCAAGAATTCGAGGCCGACGGTATCGGCGTCGGCATTGCGGCCCGCGCCCGCTTCGATCCCTATGGCGCGGCGCGCTTCCTCGCCGCGATGGAGCGCAATGCGGCGCTGAAGGCCGGCAAAACCTCGCTCGACCCCCGCGCGCAGGACTTTCTGTCCTCGCATCCGGCAACGCCCGAGCGCGTGCAGAACGCGCAGGCCAGCGCCCGGCAATATACCTCGCCGCAGAGCGGCGAGCGCGACCGCGAGACCTATCTCGCCGCGATCGACAACATCGTCTACGGCGAAGATCCCAGCGAAGGCTTCGTGCGCGGGCGCCGCTTCCTGCACCCGAAACTCGGCTTTACCTTCCAAGCGCCCGAGACGTTCACGCTGGATAACACCGCGCAGGCCGTGATCGGCGTGCGCGAGGGCGGCACGCAGGCGATGCGCTTCGACGTGGTGCGCGTGCCGGCCGAACAGTCGCTGTCCGAATACCTCAATTCAGGCTGGATGGAAGGCGTCGACAAGGGCTCGACCGAAGACCTCATGATCAACGGTTTTCCGGTGGCTTCGGCCTCTGCGAATGGCGATCAGTGGCAGTTCAAGGTCTATGCGCTGCGCTACGGCAGCGACGTCTACCGCTTCATCTTCGCCGCCAAGCAGCGCAATACCGAAAGCGAGCGCAATGCGCGCGAGACCGTCAACTCGTTCCGCCGCCTGACGCTGGAAGAAATCCAGGCCGCGCGCCCCTTGCGCATCAAGGTCATCACCGTGCAGCCCGGCGACACCGTGGAATCGCTCTCCCACCGCATGACCGGCGTCGACCGCCCCGCCGAGCGCTTCCGCATCCTCAACGGCCTCGATCAGCACGCCCAGGTCAAGCCGCGCGATCGCGTGAAGATCGTGGTGGATTGA
- a CDS encoding CarD family transcriptional regulator — MPEKTAKTAAKATGSKNSAPKVAAKHPVKTPVKAAPAKAAAPKAPAKPVAAAPRVEEPKKVVTQRQGFKANEFVVYPAHGVGQILAIEEQEIAGAKLELFVINFMKDKMTLRVPTAKVANVGMRKLSEPALVKKALETLKGRARVKRTMWSRRAQEYEAKINSGDIVAIAEVVRDLYRSESQPEQSYSERQLYEAALDRLSREIAVVQHSTETEAVKEIESQLAKSPRRGAKAEATEADTEADEADVDADGDDAAVADEAA; from the coding sequence ATGCCAGAAAAGACTGCCAAGACCGCCGCGAAAGCGACGGGTTCGAAGAATTCTGCCCCGAAAGTTGCTGCCAAGCATCCCGTCAAGACTCCCGTGAAGGCTGCGCCGGCGAAAGCTGCCGCGCCGAAGGCCCCTGCCAAGCCGGTCGCCGCCGCGCCGCGCGTCGAGGAGCCGAAGAAGGTCGTGACCCAGCGTCAGGGCTTCAAGGCCAATGAATTCGTGGTCTATCCGGCTCACGGCGTCGGCCAGATCCTGGCCATCGAGGAGCAGGAGATTGCGGGCGCCAAGCTCGAGCTGTTCGTGATCAATTTCATGAAGGACAAGATGACGCTCCGCGTGCCGACCGCCAAGGTCGCCAATGTCGGCATGCGCAAGCTGTCCGAGCCGGCGCTGGTCAAGAAGGCCCTCGAAACCCTGAAAGGTCGTGCGCGCGTCAAACGCACGATGTGGTCGCGCCGGGCGCAGGAATACGAAGCGAAGATCAATTCGGGCGACATCGTTGCGATCGCCGAGGTGGTCCGCGACCTCTACCGTTCGGAATCGCAGCCCGAACAGTCCTACAGCGAACGCCAGCTCTATGAAGCAGCGCTCGATCGGCTGTCGCGCGAAATCGCGGTCGTGCAGCATTCGACGGAGACCGAAGCGGTCAAGGAAATCGAAAGCCAGCTCGCCAAGAGCCCGCGCCGCGGCGCCAAGGCCGAAGCCACCGAAGCGGACACCGAGGCCGACGAGGCCGATGTCGACGCCGACGGCGACGACGCTGCCGTGGCGGATGAAGCAGCCTGA
- the fdxA gene encoding ferredoxin FdxA — translation MTYVVTEACIKCKYTDCVEVCPVDCFYEGENMLVIHPDECIDCGVCEPECPADAIKPDTEPGLEKWLEVNTEYAKSWPNITQKKEAPPDAKEFEGVEGKFEKYFSKEPGSGD, via the coding sequence ATGACTTACGTCGTCACTGAAGCCTGCATCAAGTGCAAATATACCGACTGCGTTGAGGTCTGCCCCGTCGACTGCTTCTACGAGGGCGAGAACATGCTGGTCATCCATCCCGACGAATGCATCGACTGTGGCGTCTGCGAACCCGAGTGTCCCGCCGACGCCATCAAGCCCGACACCGAGCCGGGCCTCGAGAAGTGGCTCGAGGTCAATACCGAGTACGCCAAGAGTTGGCCCAACATCACCCAGAAGAAGGAAGCGCCGCCGGACGCGAAAGAATTCGAAGGTGTCGAGGGCAAGTTCGAGAAATATTTTTCCAAGGAACCCGGTAGCGGCGATTAA
- a CDS encoding RNA-binding S4 domain-containing protein, which produces MERQRLDKWLWHARVVKARTSAAALVEAGHVRINGVREMAPGHSVKVGDVLTIGLDRTVRILKVVGFSERRGDAAAARVLYVDLQIGKQ; this is translated from the coding sequence TTGGAGCGGCAGCGTCTCGATAAGTGGCTGTGGCATGCGCGGGTGGTGAAGGCCCGCACCTCGGCTGCCGCCCTGGTCGAGGCCGGTCACGTCCGCATCAACGGCGTGCGTGAAATGGCGCCGGGACATTCGGTGAAGGTTGGCGACGTCTTGACGATCGGGCTCGATCGCACCGTGCGCATCCTGAAAGTGGTGGGATTTTCCGAGCGGCGCGGCGACGCTGCGGCGGCGCGCGTGCTCTATGTCGATTTGCAGATCGGCAAACAATAA
- a CDS encoding helicase-related protein, with product MAFSPSTFTTERARGAGVTAVLGPTNTGKTHLAIERMLGHSSGVIGLPLRLLAREVYNKIAARAGSEAVALVTGEEKIKPKNPRYWVSTVEAMPRDLDVSFLAVDEIQIAADLERGHVFTDRILHRRGRDETLLLGAATMRPIIERLLPGASIVTRPRLSQLEFAGDRKITRQPRRTAIVAFSADEVYAIAELIRRQHGGAAVVLGSLSPRTRNAQVAMFQNGDVDYLVATDAVGMGLNLDVDHVAFASDRKYDGYQFRRLNPAEFAQIAGRAGRATRNGTFGTTGRCAPFEPELVNALQNHTFDTVKMLQWRNSKLDFSSLGALQVSLALPPGHDALTRAPIAEDLRVLDHAARDGEVREMAHGASAVERLWDACQIPDYRKIAPAAHAELVTTLYAFLMQKGRIPDAWFAAQVDQADHVTGDIDTLSGRIAQIRTWTFVANRPDWLSDPDHWQGITREVENKLSDALHERLTERFVDRRTSVLMRRLRENSVLNTEIGKTGEVIVEGHAIGRLDGFTFAPDAAEAGSDAKALQAAAQQVLASEIDARAGKLSAAPDDQFVLTSDGTIRWTGDAVAKLVAADDALHPRIRIIADERLSGASREAVQARLDLWLKTHIEKLLGPLFGLSKAEDITGIARGIAFQLVEALGVLERSKIASEMKDLDQASRATLRKYGVRFGAYHIYFPALLKPAARALASLLWAEKQDNVDMSALSGAQHLASSGRTSFPVDKALPRDAYRVLGYRQCGERAVRVDILERLADLIRPALAWRETSPGEKPAGAFDGRGFVVTQAMTSLTGSAGEDFASILRALGYRMDRRPPLPPKPAPEVVVETVSAETPPVEAAAETTTETPAEEVAAEVPVSSEPVSSASLLPEVSLAPAASEEPTAAAEAAPAETTPAEAAILDAPPEQEPGEAVSAAEAAAEPATASEAPSESEAPAEAAQASAETEAKPETEAKPEEKSETPAEPQLVEVWRPGGRSDERRPHHDRNRQRHHRAGEGAQAASGEGGEGAPREQRHRRGRRHGEFRKPREGAPADATAAPAAEGAPAAEARPDRPPRERFEGKGRDREERRDKFDRNKGERKGGRDKGERGGRDFGGRDKGGRDKRESGPSHRQWATSANPRERDRPVDPNSPFAKLAALKEQLAGNRKE from the coding sequence ATGGCTTTCTCTCCTTCTACGTTCACAACCGAACGCGCGCGCGGCGCGGGCGTTACTGCCGTGCTCGGGCCGACCAACACCGGCAAGACGCATCTGGCGATCGAGCGCATGCTGGGGCATTCGTCGGGCGTGATCGGCCTGCCGCTGCGGCTCCTGGCGCGCGAGGTCTACAACAAGATCGCGGCTCGGGCGGGGAGCGAAGCCGTCGCGCTCGTCACCGGTGAAGAGAAGATCAAGCCGAAGAATCCGCGCTACTGGGTTTCCACCGTCGAAGCGATGCCGCGCGACCTCGACGTGAGTTTTCTGGCCGTCGACGAAATCCAGATCGCGGCCGATCTCGAGCGCGGGCATGTCTTCACCGACCGCATCCTGCATCGCCGCGGTCGCGACGAGACGCTGCTCTTGGGCGCGGCCACCATGCGGCCGATCATCGAGCGGCTGCTGCCGGGCGCCTCCATCGTCACGCGCCCCAGGCTCTCGCAGCTTGAATTCGCCGGCGACCGCAAGATCACGCGCCAGCCGCGCCGCACCGCGATCGTCGCGTTCTCGGCCGATGAGGTCTACGCGATCGCCGAGCTGATCCGTCGCCAGCATGGCGGCGCGGCGGTCGTGCTCGGCTCGCTCAGCCCACGCACGAGGAACGCGCAAGTCGCGATGTTCCAGAACGGCGACGTCGATTATCTCGTCGCCACCGATGCTGTGGGCATGGGGCTGAACCTCGACGTCGATCACGTCGCGTTCGCCTCCGACCGCAAGTATGACGGCTATCAGTTCCGCAGGCTCAATCCGGCCGAATTCGCGCAGATCGCGGGCCGCGCCGGGCGCGCGACGCGCAACGGCACCTTCGGCACCACGGGCCGCTGTGCACCGTTCGAGCCGGAACTGGTGAACGCGCTGCAGAACCACACGTTCGATACTGTCAAAATGCTGCAATGGCGGAATTCGAAGCTTGATTTCTCCTCGCTCGGCGCGCTGCAGGTGTCGCTGGCGCTGCCGCCGGGCCACGACGCGCTGACCCGCGCGCCGATTGCCGAAGATTTGCGCGTGCTCGATCATGCGGCGCGCGATGGCGAGGTGAGGGAGATGGCCCACGGCGCATCAGCCGTGGAACGGCTGTGGGACGCCTGCCAGATCCCGGATTACCGCAAGATCGCGCCCGCTGCCCACGCCGAGCTCGTGACCACGCTTTATGCGTTCCTGATGCAGAAGGGTCGGATACCCGACGCATGGTTCGCCGCCCAGGTCGACCAGGCCGACCACGTTACCGGCGATATCGACACGCTGTCGGGCCGGATTGCGCAAATCCGCACCTGGACCTTCGTCGCCAACCGGCCGGACTGGCTGTCCGACCCCGACCACTGGCAGGGGATCACCCGTGAGGTGGAAAATAAATTATCCGATGCGCTGCATGAACGCCTTACGGAGCGTTTCGTTGACCGACGGACCAGTGTATTGATGCGCCGCCTGCGGGAGAACTCAGTTTTGAATACGGAAATTGGCAAGACCGGCGAAGTGATTGTGGAAGGCCACGCGATCGGCCGGCTCGATGGATTTACCTTCGCGCCCGATGCGGCGGAGGCCGGCTCGGATGCGAAAGCGCTGCAGGCCGCCGCCCAGCAGGTACTGGCGAGCGAGATCGACGCGCGTGCCGGCAAGCTTAGCGCCGCGCCCGACGACCAGTTCGTGCTGACCTCCGACGGCACCATCCGCTGGACTGGCGATGCGGTGGCAAAGCTCGTCGCCGCCGACGACGCGCTGCATCCGCGCATCCGCATCATTGCCGACGAGCGGCTGTCCGGCGCGTCGCGCGAGGCCGTGCAGGCGCGGCTCGATCTGTGGCTGAAGACGCATATCGAAAAGCTGTTGGGGCCGCTGTTCGGCCTGTCCAAGGCCGAGGACATCACCGGCATTGCGCGCGGCATCGCGTTCCAGCTCGTCGAAGCGCTCGGCGTGCTCGAGCGGAGCAAGATCGCCAGCGAGATGAAGGATCTCGACCAGGCTTCGCGCGCGACGCTGCGCAAGTACGGCGTGCGGTTCGGCGCCTATCACATCTATTTCCCGGCGCTGTTAAAGCCTGCGGCGCGCGCGCTGGCCTCGCTGCTGTGGGCCGAGAAGCAGGACAACGTCGATATGTCGGCGCTGTCGGGCGCACAGCATCTGGCGAGCTCGGGGCGCACCTCGTTCCCGGTCGACAAGGCGCTGCCGCGCGATGCCTATCGCGTGCTCGGCTACCGCCAGTGCGGCGAGCGCGCCGTGCGCGTCGATATTCTGGAGCGGCTCGCCGATCTCATTCGCCCCGCCTTGGCGTGGCGCGAGACGTCGCCCGGCGAGAAGCCGGCCGGCGCGTTCGACGGCCGCGGCTTTGTGGTGACGCAGGCGATGACTTCGCTGACGGGATCCGCCGGCGAAGATTTTGCCTCGATCCTGCGCGCGCTCGGCTACCGCATGGATCGCCGCCCGCCGCTGCCACCGAAGCCTGCGCCTGAGGTTGTTGTCGAGACGGTCTCCGCCGAAACACCGCCGGTCGAGGCTGCTGCCGAAACCACGACGGAAACGCCAGCGGAGGAAGTCGCGGCCGAAGTGCCGGTGTCGAGCGAACCGGTATCGTCGGCGTCGCTGCTGCCCGAGGTCTCGCTGGCGCCTGCTGCCAGTGAGGAGCCGACTGCTGCGGCTGAAGCTGCGCCCGCCGAGACCACGCCGGCGGAAGCCGCGATTCTCGACGCGCCTCCGGAGCAGGAACCGGGAGAAGCGGTCAGCGCCGCGGAAGCTGCGGCCGAGCCCGCAACCGCGAGCGAAGCGCCCAGTGAATCCGAAGCGCCTGCTGAAGCCGCTCAAGCCAGCGCTGAAACTGAAGCCAAGCCTGAAACTGAAGCCAAGCCGGAGGAGAAATCCGAAACGCCGGCGGAGCCGCAACTCGTCGAAGTCTGGCGGCCCGGCGGCCGTTCCGACGAACGCCGCCCACACCACGACCGCAACCGTCAGCGCCATCACCGCGCGGGCGAAGGCGCGCAAGCTGCAAGCGGCGAAGGTGGTGAGGGCGCGCCGCGCGAGCAGCGTCATCGCCGCGGCCGACGCCATGGCGAGTTCAGAAAGCCGCGCGAGGGCGCACCGGCCGATGCTACGGCAGCGCCGGCCGCGGAAGGCGCGCCTGCGGCAGAAGCGCGTCCGGATCGTCCGCCGCGCGAGCGTTTCGAGGGCAAGGGCCGCGACCGCGAGGAGCGCCGCGACAAGTTCGATCGCAACAAGGGCGAGCGCAAGGGTGGTCGCGACAAGGGCGAGCGCGGCGGCCGTGATTTCGGCGGCCGCGACAAGGGCGGCCGCGACAAGCGCGAGAGCGGTCCCTCGCACCGTCAATGGGCGACCAGCGCGAACCCACGCGAGCGCGACCGGCCGGTCGATCCAAATTCACCGTTCGCAAAGCTGGCGGCGCTGAAAGAGCAACTCGCCGGCAACCGCAAGGAATAG
- a CDS encoding DUF3108 domain-containing protein — protein MNISSRRSRDFPFVTARCAVSRQTLSIRLGLAIGLCAAAWGLLAPQAASAQGRLDAHYEATLAGIPVGKGSWTIEIGDDVFSASAQGGTAGLLKAFSGGAGSGASQGRVINGALVANAYTATTTTQKKSETIRLVLANGNVKDFSIDPVPPVDPDRIVVTDAHRKSVLDPMTGSMLRVPGNGEVLAPDSCRTGAGIFDGRLRYDLKLDYKRMETVKAEKGYHGPALVCAIYFNPVAGYIPDRPVIKYLAAERKMEITFVPIAGTRVLVPFRMTIPTPFGLAMLEATSFVTTAMPPRVAKTN, from the coding sequence ATGAACATCAGCTCGCGCCGATCCCGGGATTTTCCATTCGTGACTGCCAGATGCGCCGTTTCGCGCCAAACCCTCTCCATAAGGCTCGGCCTCGCCATCGGCCTGTGCGCCGCCGCCTGGGGCTTACTCGCGCCGCAGGCCGCTTCCGCGCAGGGGCGGCTGGATGCGCATTATGAGGCGACGCTGGCGGGCATCCCCGTCGGCAAGGGAAGCTGGACCATCGAAATCGGCGACGACGTGTTCTCGGCCTCCGCGCAAGGCGGCACCGCCGGCCTGTTGAAGGCGTTTTCCGGCGGCGCCGGCTCCGGCGCCAGCCAGGGCCGCGTCATCAACGGTGCGCTGGTGGCGAACGCCTATACCGCGACCACCACCACGCAGAAGAAATCCGAGACCATCCGCCTCGTGCTGGCCAATGGCAATGTGAAGGATTTTTCGATCGACCCGGTGCCGCCGGTCGATCCTGATAGAATCGTCGTCACCGACGCGCACCGCAAAAGCGTGCTCGATCCCATGACCGGCTCGATGCTGCGCGTGCCTGGTAATGGCGAGGTGCTGGCGCCGGATTCCTGCCGCACCGGCGCGGGGATCTTTGATGGCCGCCTGCGCTACGATCTCAAGCTTGACTACAAGCGCATGGAAACGGTGAAGGCCGAAAAGGGCTATCACGGGCCGGCGCTGGTCTGCGCGATCTATTTTAACCCGGTCGCGGGCTACATCCCCGATCGCCCCGTGATCAAATATCTCGCCGCCGAGCGAAAGATGGAGATCACCTTCGTGCCGATCGCCGGCACGCGCGTCCTGGTTCCGTTCCGCATGACGATCCCGACGCCGTTTGGCCTGGCGATGCTGGAAGCGACGTCGTTCGTGACGACAGCGATGCCGCCACGGGTGGCGAAGACGAATTGA
- the rpmB gene encoding 50S ribosomal protein L28 has protein sequence MSRRCELTAKGPQVGHKVSHSNIKTKRRFLPNLVNVTFISDALARNVRLRVSTNALKSVDHNGGLDKYLLKAKADVLSPRALDLKRAIEKKVGKPAFVKKAS, from the coding sequence ATGTCCCGGCGCTGCGAACTGACGGCCAAGGGCCCCCAAGTGGGCCACAAGGTGAGCCACTCGAACATCAAGACCAAGCGGCGCTTCCTGCCGAACCTAGTCAACGTCACCTTCATCTCGGACGCGCTCGCCCGCAACGTGCGCCTGCGCGTCTCGACCAATGCGCTGAAGAGCGTCGACCACAATGGCGGCCTCGATAAGTATTTGTTGAAGGCCAAGGCCGACGTGCTCTCCCCCCGCGCGCTCGATCTGAAGCGCGCGATCGAGAAGAAGGTCGGCAAGCCCGCGTTCGTGAAGAAGGCGAGCTGA
- a CDS encoding T6SS phospholipase effector Tle1-like catalytic domain-containing protein yields MRNIIICCDGTGNEISENISNVLKLYRCLRKTEKTEPRQMVFYDPGVGTLERPDAWHRLKQDFNAILGLLTGYGLDDNVLAAYCFLVHHYREGDQIYLFGFSRGAYTVRVLAGLVHKIGLISPEQVNLAGSGLIAYKQFSSDEAPKLRAEAKLLSDAGDAQGPLPQTAFDNAAQFARITSARWPTIRFVGVWDTVASVIVPRADRFYWPSLEELAFTTANPSVRTFRQAISIDERRAMFRLKKWDDPQTFRHNRFNDINAEPQDILQVWFAGVHADIGGGYPEKESGISKYPLLWMIDEATKCGVRVNQATVNQLAWGIQRKGSPFSYVAPDVRGELHESLRGAWWLLEYLPKRAKYREWPARQTHFGYYIPDAEPRLIPDGAVIHESALMRMDALPSYRPVNLPKQYEKFPMPVPPAHASAEEVVAE; encoded by the coding sequence ATGCGTAACATCATCATCTGCTGCGACGGCACCGGCAACGAGATTTCCGAGAACATCTCCAATGTGCTCAAGCTGTATCGCTGCCTGCGCAAGACGGAGAAGACCGAGCCGCGGCAGATGGTGTTTTATGATCCCGGCGTCGGCACGCTGGAGCGGCCGGACGCCTGGCACAGGCTGAAGCAGGATTTCAACGCCATCCTCGGCCTCCTCACCGGCTATGGGCTCGATGACAACGTGCTCGCGGCCTATTGCTTCCTGGTCCACCATTATCGCGAAGGCGACCAGATCTACCTGTTCGGCTTTTCCCGCGGCGCCTATACCGTGCGGGTGCTGGCGGGGCTGGTGCACAAGATTGGATTGATCTCGCCCGAGCAGGTCAATCTCGCAGGCAGCGGCCTGATCGCGTACAAGCAGTTCTCCTCGGATGAAGCGCCGAAGCTGCGGGCCGAGGCGAAGCTGCTCAGCGATGCCGGCGACGCGCAAGGGCCGCTGCCGCAGACCGCGTTCGACAACGCCGCGCAATTCGCGCGCATCACCTCGGCGCGCTGGCCGACGATCCGCTTCGTCGGCGTCTGGGATACGGTCGCGAGCGTGATCGTGCCGCGGGCCGATCGGTTCTATTGGCCGAGTCTCGAGGAGCTCGCGTTCACCACTGCGAACCCGAGCGTGCGGACGTTCCGGCAGGCGATCTCGATCGACGAGCGGCGCGCCATGTTCCGCCTCAAGAAGTGGGACGACCCGCAGACCTTCCGGCACAACCGCTTCAACGACATCAACGCCGAGCCGCAGGATATTTTGCAGGTGTGGTTCGCCGGCGTGCATGCCGATATCGGCGGCGGCTATCCGGAAAAGGAAAGCGGGATTTCAAAATATCCGCTGCTCTGGATGATCGACGAGGCGACAAAATGCGGGGTTCGCGTCAACCAGGCCACCGTCAACCAGCTCGCCTGGGGCATCCAGCGCAAGGGCAGCCCGTTCTCCTATGTCGCGCCTGACGTGCGCGGCGAGCTGCACGAGTCGCTGCGCGGCGCGTGGTGGCTGCTCGAATATCTGCCGAAGCGCGCGAAGTACAGGGAATGGCCGGCGCGGCAGACGCATTTCGGCTACTACATCCCCGACGCCGAGCCGCGGCTGATCCCCGACGGCGCCGTGATCCACGAATCCGCGCTGATGCGCATGGACGCGCTGCCGAGCTATCGGCCGGTGAACCTGCCGAAGCAGTACGAGAAATTCCCGATGCCCGTGCCGCCGGCGCATGCGAGCGCGGAAGAGGTCGTGGCGGAATAA
- a CDS encoding DUF2336 domain-containing protein, with protein sequence MLERSITEEVEAAIEAGSAEKHLDALKQVSDLFLLSADGYSGEQIELFGDVLERLIRTIELRALADVSARIALAELSTQLASVKQAPAAVIRRLAHNDEITIARPVLAESARLTADDLVELAEIKGEQHLLAISGRWWLTEIVTDALLKRHYPSVSRRLVTNPGARMSAAGYAIVLKQAESDPDLAVETGIRIDLPAEQRRQLLQSATEAVRTRLLSRAPPHLFEEIRNAIAAAAGGAGREMSRARDFTMARRFVAALAKHGKLNEPALLAFARERKYAETVAALAELSGTSVEVIRPVMQSLRDDGVLIPCRVAGLSWDTVAAVLESRFASGSMGRHELAKAREQYAKLTVENARRLLRFWQVRPVDAAPKPPR encoded by the coding sequence ATGTTGGAACGATCGATCACCGAGGAGGTCGAGGCGGCCATCGAGGCCGGCTCGGCGGAAAAACATCTGGATGCGCTGAAGCAGGTCAGCGACCTGTTTCTGCTGTCCGCCGACGGCTATTCCGGCGAGCAGATCGAGCTGTTCGGCGACGTGCTGGAACGGCTGATCCGCACCATCGAGCTGCGCGCGCTGGCCGATGTCTCCGCGCGCATTGCGCTCGCCGAATTGAGCACGCAGCTCGCTTCCGTCAAGCAGGCGCCGGCGGCCGTGATCCGACGGCTCGCGCACAATGACGAGATTACGATCGCGCGTCCGGTGCTGGCCGAATCGGCGCGGCTGACGGCGGACGATCTGGTGGAGTTGGCCGAGATCAAGGGCGAGCAGCATCTGCTGGCGATCTCCGGACGCTGGTGGCTGACCGAGATCGTCACCGATGCGCTGCTCAAGCGGCATTATCCTTCCGTCAGCCGGCGCCTCGTCACCAATCCAGGCGCGCGGATGTCGGCGGCGGGCTACGCGATCGTGCTGAAGCAGGCGGAGAGCGATCCTGATTTGGCGGTCGAGACCGGCATCCGCATCGACCTGCCGGCCGAGCAGCGCCGGCAATTGCTGCAGAGCGCGACTGAAGCCGTGCGCACGCGGCTGCTGTCGCGCGCACCGCCGCATCTGTTCGAGGAAATCCGCAACGCGATCGCCGCCGCGGCCGGCGGCGCCGGCCGCGAAATGTCGCGCGCGCGCGATTTCACCATGGCGCGCCGCTTCGTTGCAGCGCTCGCCAAGCACGGCAAGCTGAACGAGCCGGCGCTATTGGCATTTGCGAGAGAGCGGAAATACGCCGAGACGGTTGCGGCGCTCGCCGAACTGTCCGGAACGAGCGTCGAGGTGATCCGCCCGGTGATGCAGAGCCTGCGCGATGACGGCGTGCTGATCCCCTGCCGGGTCGCCGGATTGAGCTGGGACACCGTCGCCGCCGTGCTCGAAAGCCGCTTCGCCTCCGGCTCGATGGGCCGGCATGAACTGGCGAAAGCGAGAGAGCAATACGCCAAGCTGACGGTCGAAAACGCGCGCCGCCTGCTGCGGTTCTGGCAGGTCCGCCCCGTCGACGCGGCGCCGAAGCCGCCGCGCTAA